The genomic interval GTTCGGCTGCTGGGGTTGGGAATACCAGTCCGTCACCAGGACGCCGCCGGCGCTGTCGGCCTGCAACAGCGGCATGAAGGACAGCGTTTCCAGGCTGGCCCGCCAGAGATACGAATTCACGCCGATCTGGGTGGTCTGCGCCGCCGCGAGATCGGTACGCAGCCTTTCGTCGCTGCCGCCGCCGCACGCGGACAGGCCAGCCGCCGCCGCAACCAGCGCCAGCGTGGAGGCGGCCCGGCGAAGGCGGGGGGCGGTGCGGGCGAAGTCGGAAGCGAGAAAGATGGCCATGGCGGTCCTGCAATTAACGTGAATGCTGCGTCGCGCCTCTATAGCCGCGCTGGGCGGCGCGGCAAGGCGAAGCGAACGTGGGCCGCGAGATGCCCGCACGACCGGTGAACCGCCGCTGAATCGGAGCCGCGCCTGTGGGTTGAAGGCAACAGTCGCGAAAAACACCGGAGCGACGGCCCGACTCATGTGGAAAACCGTCTTCGAACCGCCTATCGTCCGGAACAGTTCATGGATTCGCGCGGACCGGGAACCCGGCCGTTCATCAGGAGTCCATGGGACAGGGGAGATCGAAGGATCATGGCTTTCACGCGCAAGGGACTGGCTGCCAAGGCGGCGCTCGGCATGTCCGCCGCGCTTGTCGCACTCGCCCTGCCCAGCGCCGGGTCTGCCGTGGGCCAGGTTGCCGGCGACACGATCGCCGTCGCGGCCACGAACCTGGTTTCCTTCACCCCCGCCTCCGCCGATCCGCGACTCGCCGCATTGGTCGCGAGCAAGGGCGACGGATCGGCGCGGATGATGCGCTTCACGCCTGCGGGCGCGGTAACCTCGGGTCCGAACCGCTCCGTCACGGTAGCCGTACGGGTGGACCGGCAGACCGCGCAGTCCATCGCCGCGGCGCGTTCCGCGCTTCCCGGGCAGACGCGTGCCGATGCGTCGGCCACCACCGCGCTTCGCGTTGCGCCGGTCCGCTACAATCTCGGCCTCGCTCGCGGCTATGGCAGCTTCGCGCAGGCGCCCGAACCTGTCGCTCCCGCTGCGTCCCGGATTCCCGGTTCGCTGGCGAACGCGAACATTCCCGACCTGTCCGAATTCACGCCCCGGGCCGGTGTGCGCGAGGAACCGAGCCGCTTTGCCGCCCGTGTTGCGCTGGAGGAAGGACGCAGTCCGACCCGCGCCCGCATCACCCCGCCGCGCGAGGAAGCGCTCGCCGACCAGATGCTCGACGTCAACGGCAGCTATCGCCTGACGCGCAACCTTGATATCACCGCCGGCGTGCGGTACGAGCAGGATCGCGATATCGCTCCCCTCCCCGATCTGGAGCAGCAGGACAGTCAGGCGGTCTATATCGGAACGCAGTTCCGCTTCTGATTGTCCGGTGCGATTGCAAGACGAACCCCGCTTCGGCGGGGTTTTTCTTTGCGGGACCGTCTGGCCCGCTTAAACATTGTCAAATCGACAGCAGAACATTCCGGGAGAGTTTCATGGCACGAGTAGCAGTCGTTACGGGCGGCACGCGCGGCATCGGTCGCGCCATCTGCGAATCCCTTCGCGAAGAGGGTTTCACCGTCGTCGCGAATTACGCCGGCAACGAGGAGAAGGCGCGCGCCTTTACCGACGAAACGGGGATCGCCGCCTACAAGTTCGACGTGGGCAGCTTCGAGGATGCCCAGGCCGGTTGCCAGAAGATCGCGGACGAGGTCGGCCCGATCGACGTGCTGGTCAACAATGCCGGCATCACCCGCGACGGCACGCTGGCCAAGATGAGCCAGGAGGACTGGGACGACGTGATGCGCGTCAATCTCGGGGGGTGCTTCAACATGGCCAAGGCCTGCTTCGACCACATGAAATCCCAGAAATGGGGCCGGATCGTCAATATCGGCTCGATCAATGGGCAGGCGGGGCAGTACGGCCAGGTCAATTACGCCGCCGCCAAGAGCGGCATTCACGGCTTCACCAAGGCGCTGGCGCAGGAAGGCGCGCGCTACGGCATCACCGTGAATGCCATCGCGCCCGGCTACATCGATACCGACATGGTCGCGGCGGTGCCGGATACGGTCCTGGAGAAGATCGTCGCGCAGATCCCGGTCGGCCGGCTTGGACGGGCCGAGGAAATCGCGCGGGGTGTGCGCTTCCTCGCGTCGGAGGACGGCGCCTTCATCACCGGCTCCACCCTGTCGATCAATGGCGGACAGCACATGTACTGACGGGCGGCCGGTGGACGAGATCTATCATCCGCCGGTCAAGCGGTCGATCGAGATCGCCGGGCACAAGACCTCGGTCAGCCTCGAACCGCTGTTCTGGGATCTGCTGCGCCGCGAAGCCGACCGCGCCGACCTGCCCCTCAACGCGCTGGTCGCGCGGATCGATGCCGAACGCATAGCGGTGGCGAACCCGCCGGGGCTCGCCACCGCGATACGTTTATGGCTGGCGTCCCGCCTCACCGAAAGCGAGGGCCGGACGCTGCCGGAGAAGGATCAGTAATTGGCGGGCGGATCGCTGGCGGGGAAGGTCTCGTCCAGTTCCTCGTCCGTTTCGGTCCATTTGCGATTCGGTTCGTCTGCCATCGCGCCGGGACCGGAATCGCGCACCTGGTGGCGGTTTGGCCCACCGGCCTGCCCCTTAGCGAAGGCCTCGTTCTGCGACGCGTAGTTTTTCTCGTAATACTTGTATCCGGCATAGCCGAGCGCTCCGAGAGCGGCGAGTCTTAGCAAAGCCATGATGGCCTCCTTTCCTTTGCCCACTCAACGCGCGGCTATCGCAAAGGTTCTTTGGTAGAGTGACGAATTCATACTGATTGATATGGTTGACCGCGCCGGCCCGAACACCCAAACCCGCGCGCATGAGCACGCAAAAACCCATCCGCAAGGCCGTCTTCCCCGTGGCGGGGCTGGGCACCCGGTTTCTTCCGGCGACCAAGGCCATCCCCAAGGAATTGCTGCCGATCGTCGACCGTCCGCTGATCCAGTATGCGGTTGACGAGGCGCGGGAGGCGGGGATCGAACAGATGATCTTCGTCACCGGGCGCGGGAAGACCGCCATCGTCGAGCATTTTGACATCGCCTACGAACTCGAAACGACGATGGAGGAGCGGGGCAAGGATCTCGCCGTGCTCGATCCGACACGGGCGACGCCCGGCGACATCATCACCGTGCGCCAGCAGGTGCCGCTGGGGCTGGGCCACGCGATCTGGTGCGCGCGGGCCATCGTCGGTGACGAACCGTTCGCGATCATGCTGCCCGACGAGCTGATGGTCGGCGAACCGGGTTGCATGAAACAGATGGTCGATGCTTACGAGGCGGTCGGCGGCAACCTCATCTCGGTGCTGGAAGTCCCGCATGACGAGGTTTCGAGCTATGGGGTGATCGATCCGGGCGAGGCGGACGGCGCGCTGACCGAGGTTCGCGGGCTGGTGGAAAAGCCGCCGGCCGACGAAGCCCCGTCGAACAAGATCATCTCCGGTCGCTACATCCTCCAGCCGGAGGTCATGCGAACGCTGGAAACGCAGGGCAAGGGCGCGGGCGGGGAAATCCAGCTGACCGATGCGATGGCGCGAATGATCGGCACCCAGCCGTTCCATGCGGTGACGTTCGCCGGCAATCGCTACGATTGCGGCAGCAAGACCGGCTTTGTCGAAGCGACGCTGGCGCTGGCTCTCGAACGGGCGGACATGGGTAGCGAGATACGCGAAATCGCGCAGCGTCTGCTACGCGATTAGGCGGCGACCCGAGTTACCGGGTTCTGAAGCGATGATGCTTATTCGGGACCGCCGCGTCCGGCAGACGCGTCGTCGGTCGTATCGAGATGAGCGGTCATGTAGGGGATCGGATTGACCGGCTCCCCGTCGACGCGGACTTCATAATGCAGGTGCGGTCCGGTGGAGCGACCGGTCGAGCCGATATAACCAATCAGGTCGCCCTTGTTCACGTGCTGCCCGGCGCTGACCGTGTAGCCGGACAAGTGCGCGTAGCGCGTTTCCATGTCACCGCCATGCTCGATCTGGACGTAATTGCCGTAGGAACCGAAATACTGCGCCTTGCCGACCATGCCATCGGCCGTCGCGAAGACCGGCGTACCGCTGGCGGCGGCAAGGTCCACGCCATTGTGGCGAGCGCGGCGGCGCAGGATCGGGTGATCGCGCATGCCGTAGCCGCTGGTCAGCTGCACGCCGTCCACCGGCATGCGCGACGGGATGGCGAGGCTGGCGCGCGGGGCGGCGATGATCTCACCCGTATTGGTGACGCGGCCGCCTTCTTCCAGGTCTTCCCAACTGGCGAACAGTTCGGTGAATTCGGCGCTGTCGTCCGCGGGATTGGCCGTGACCGATCCGGTATCGATAACGCCGGTCGGCGCGTTTTCCTTCGCGGTTGCCGGTGCGGAGATGGCGGCGATGGCGGCAACAGCCGCGAGTGTCGTGATCTTGACGTGCATACGATCCCTTTTGTCTTTTGCCGGGCGCCGGAGCGCCCCCGTCAGATCCGGCAAAAGACGTGTCACCGCCGATGCCCGATATTTTCTCAAGAGATGGTCGGAACCCCCCGCCCGTCTCGTGCATTCACTGATTATGCTGGACTTCGTTAACGAGGCAACAGCGGTTCCCGACATCCACGACCAGTTGCAGCGACGATGCGTTGAAGCGATCAACCGCGTGCGAAAACGCCCCTTCCCGCCTGGTTGAGCGGTTAATTTTGACTGAAATTCCACGCTGTTGACCAGAGGTGCGCAACATCGGACGAAATGACTTCGCGGATCGTTCAACCGAGTTGGTATGACCGTAAAACCCGCGAAAACGCGGCGCCGCCTGCCCGGGCGCGAGCGCTTTCAAGGTGATTCGCCGGACTTACAGGTCGCGCGCAGCGGCGAGAACGTCGGCGGCGTGTCCCTTTACCTTTACCTTGCGCCAGACGCGGGCGATGATGCCGTTCGCGTCGATCAGGTAGGTCGTGCGCTCCATTCCCATGTACTTGCGCCCGTACATGGCCTTTTCGACCCAGATGCCAAGCGCTTCGGCAAGACCGTCGCCCGCATCGCTATCCGTCGCGAGGGGCACCGCGAGATCGTGCTTGGCTGCGAACTTCTCGTGCTTCGCCTGCGGATCCTTGCTGATCCCCAACAGGGCCGTATCGGCCCGGGCGAAATCATCCTTGAGCGCGGAAAAGTCCTTGTTCTCCGTCGTGCAGCCGGGCGTATCGTCCTTGGGATAGAAGAACAGGGCGAGCTTTTGTCCGCGAAAGTCCGAAGGCCGTATCTCTGTGCCCCCCGGCCCTTGCATCGCCACGTCGGGAATCGCGTCGGACTGGTCGGGACGGGTAATCATGTGTCGGTCTCCAGGGTTTCGCCGAAATGCTCGGCCCATTGCTCGGCAATACACTGCCGCGCCTCGGCGATCGCCTGCAAGAGCGCGTCGTAATTGGCGTGCCCGCATGCGCGCGCCAGAACGGTGCGCGTTTCGGCGGGCGGTTCCGATCCATCGGGGGAGAAAAGTCTCGCCGCGACGAGGTACCGGATCAACGCAAGATGGCGCTCCGCATAGCCGGGCGGCAGCAACCCCGCCGCGGCCAGTTCAGCGATCGCCTTTTCGATCGCTGGGTCGAACCCGATCCGTTCGCGCAATTGCAGGTAATGCACGAGAAATTCGCTGTCGATCAGGCCGCCGCGCATCAGTTTCACATCGAGCGGCCCGCGCGGTGGCTTGGCGGAAAGCATGTCGCGCCGCATCGCCAGCACGTCGGACTTCAGGCGATCCGGGTCGCGCTGCCGATCGAGCACTGCCGCAATCGACCTCTCGAGACTGCGCCGTGCTGAGGCCGAACCGAAGATCGGTCGCGCGCGGGTCAGCGCCATGTGTTCCCAGGTCCAGGCGTCCTCGCGCTGATAGCGTTCGAAGGATTCGAAGCTGACCGCCAGCGGCCCCTGCTTGCCCTGCGGACGCAGGCGCGTGTCGATCTCGTAGAGCGCCCCTTCGGCGGTCGGAACGCTAAGGGCGGCACTGACGCGTTTGGCGAGCCGGTTGTAATAGAGCGTAGCCGAGAGGGGGCGGGGGCCATCAGATTCGATCCCTATCTCGCGCTCGAAGAGGTAGATGATGTCGAGGTCGGAGGCATGGGTCAGCGCTCCGCCGCCGAGCCGCCCCAGCCCGAGGATCGCCAGCTCGCTTTCCGGTATCGAGCCGTGCGTCTCGACGAACTGGGCGGTGGCTGCCTCCGCGCCGGTTTGCACCGCGGCTTCGGCGACCCGGCACAGACCCTCCGCGATGGCGAGCGGATCGTGGCGGCACTCGATCAGTTGCGCGCCCAGCGCGAAGCGCTCCTCGCCCACCACCTGGCGGATCCGCCCGAGCCGCATTTCGTAATCTTCGCTTTCGCTTCGGGCCATGCGCCCGGCCAGCGTCGGAACGCTTTCCGGCAATTCGCTGGCCGCTGGGTCGATCAGCGCGTCGAGCAGCTCGGGTCTGCGGGCCAGTTCGTCCGCGAGCGGCCGCGCAAGGGTGATTATCGCGAGCACGCGATCGAGCAGGCCGGGACGCTGCTCGAACAGGCGGAACAGGTTTATCGCGCTCGGCAACCTGGTCAGCAGCGTCTCCCACCGGGCAAGCGCGTGGTAGGGATCGGGAGCCTGCGCCAGCGCCTCCAGCAGATCCGGCCGGATATCGTCGAATGCCCGGCGGGCCTCCACCGAACGCAGCGAGCGCAGCGTGACGCGCCAGCTTTCCACCCGCGTCGCGAAGCGCTCGGCGAAGTCTTCGGGCACCTGGACCTGCCGCGTACTCTCTTGCGCATCATCGCCGAGCAGATCGTCGTACAGCGCCGCGACCGGACCGGTAATCGCGCGCAGTTCCTCGAGCAGCGCCGCCCCGTCGCCAAGACCGTGCAGCCGTGCGACGGTGTCGATCGCCTCTATCTTTTCGGGAATGGCGTGCGTCTGCCGGTCGTCCACCATCTGCAGGCGATGCTCGATCACCCGCAACCGGTCGTAGCTTTCGCCCAGCAACCGGGCTGTCCGCGAAGAGACTATCTCCGCCGCGGCCAGCGCGTCGAGCGCGTCGCGCGTCCCCCGGCAGCGCAGGGCGGGGTCGCGCCCGCCATAGATCAGCTGGTTGGTCTGCGCGTAGAATTCGATTTCGCGAATGCCGCCGCGTCCGCGTTTCACGTCGAAGCCGGGGCCGGGTTCGCGCGGGCCGTCATAGGCGCGCCGGATGCGCTTCGTCAGGCGGCGAATTTCCTCGATGGCGGTGAAGTCGAGGCTGCGACGCCAGACGAACGGGCGTATGTCCTCGAGGAAGCGTTCGCCGGCGGCGGTGTCCCCGGCGGCCGCCCGCGCCCGGATATAGGCCGCCCGTTCCCAGGCGAGAGCGCTGCTTTCGTAATGCTGGATCGCACCGAGGACCGGAATGGCGAGCGGGCTGACCTCGCTCGCGGGGCGCAGGCGCAGATCGACGCGCAGGACATATCCCTCGCCCGTATGTTTCGACAGCAGTTCGACCAGGTGGCGCGCATAGCGCTGCGCCGCCCCGCCAGGTTCGTCGCGTTCGCGCCGCGGCAGCGTATCGGGATCGTAGAGAAGGATGGGGTCGATGTCGGAGCTGTAATTGAGCTCGCCCGCTCCCTGCTTGCCGAGGGCGATGGCGAGAAAGCCGCTGGTTCCGGCATCCTCGACACGCCGCCGCACGCTGGCGAGCATCGCGGCGTCGAGCGCGTGGTCGGCGAAGCGCGTCAGTTCCGTCATCACGCGATCGAGGTCGAACGCGCCCGCCAGGTCGCCAACGCCCAGGACGAGCGCGAGGGACAGCCGCTGCTGGCGCAGGGCCGTCCCCGTATCGGTCGCCTCGCCCAACCCGGCGCGGGCGGTGGTCAGCGCTTCCTCGCCCTTTCCTTCCGCCAACAGCTCGGCCAGGTCCGGCCGGCGGCCGAGCGCGAGGCGCAGGAAAGGCGAATTCGCCCGCGCCCGTTCGAGCGCCGATTGCCAGTCAGCCGACATGTGCGCCCGTCTGCCCGCGCGGGCGCGACGCGGCAAGGGCCACCCTCGACACGCGCTCCACAACTTGGCAGGGAGATGCCGACCGAACCGATCGAGGGACGCTTCCGCATGCTCAAGAAAATCGCCTCCCTGGCGCTCCTGCCGCTGGCCGCCTGCACCACCATGCAGGACATGAGCGGCCCGCCGCCGCAACTTTCCGAAACGACGATGAAGGAGGTCACGCGCACGCTGTCCTCCGACGCGTTCGAGGGGCGCGAGCCGGGCACGCCGGGGGAGGAGCGCACGCTCGAGTATCTGGTGCAGCGTTTCGAGGCTGCCGGGCTGCAGCCGGGGAACGGTGGCAGCTGGTTCCAGGACGTCCCGCTGGTCGAGATCACCGGGGAGGATTTCGCCCCGCTCATGGTTCGTGCCGCCGACGGGCAGACCGAAAGCTTCGCCTATGGCGACGACTGGGTCGGCGTGACCTACCGCGAAACAGACCGCGTCGCCCTCGACAATGCCGACCTGGTGTTCGTGGGTTACGGCATCGAGGCGCCGGAACGCGGCTGGAGCGATTACAAGGGCGTCGACATGAACGGCAAGATTGCCGTCATTCTCGTCAACGATCCCGATTACGAGAGCGAGACGCTGGACGGCCCCTTCAACGGCCGGGCGATGACCTATTACGGGCGCTGGACCTACAAGTTCGAGGAAGCCGCGCGGCAGGGTGCGGCAGGCGCGCTCATCATTCACGATACCTTCCCCGCCGCCTATGGCTGGAACGTCGTCGAATCGAGCTGGTCCGGCCCGCAGGCCTACGCGCAGCGGGCGAACGGCGGGTCCGACCAGACGATGATGAACGGCTGGATGCAGATGGACATGGCGCAGGCGATCATGCGCATGGCGGGTCAAAACCTCGATACGCTGTCAGCCGCGGCAAAGCGCAGCGACTTTCGCCCCGTCCCGCTGAACGTGTCGGCGAGCACCAGTTTCGCCAACGCGATCCGGCGCTTCGCCTCGAAGAACGTCATCGGCGTGCTGCCCGGCACCGCGCGCCCCGACGAATACGTCCTGACCACGGCGCATTGGGATCACCTGGGCCACTGCACGCCGAACGAGGCGGGGGACGACATCTGCAACGGCGCGATCGACAACGCGACCGGCACCGCCGCGCTGGTCGCTCTCGCCGAAGCGCAGGCCCGCGCCGGGGCGACCGATCGCAGCCAGTTGTTCCTGGCGGTGACGGCGGAGGAATCGGGGCTGCTGGGCAGCGAATACTATGCCGCGAACCCGATCTATCCGTTGTCGCAGACCGTGGGCGGGGTAAATATCGACGCGATCTTTCCGATGGGGCCGGCGCGCGACATCACCGTCATCGGTGGCGGCAAGAGCGAACTGGACGCCTATCTCGCCACCGCGCTGGAACAGGTGGGCCGCACGCAGACACCCGATCCTAGTCCGCAGGCCGGGTATTACTACCGATCCGACCATTTCAGCCTCGCCAAGCGGGGCGTGCCGATGTTCTATCTCGATCCGGGGCAGGATTTGCTCGAGGGCGGGCGCGAAGCGGGCAAGGCGTTCGCCGATGCCTACACCGAAAACGCCTATCACGGGCCGGACGACGAGTACGATCCCGACTGGGACTGGAGCGGGGTGATGCAGGATCTGGCGCTGTATTATCGCCTCGAGCGCGAACTGGGCGATTCGACGGACTGGCCCAACTGGTATCCGAACGACGAATTCCGCCACGTGCGAGACGAAAGCTGCGCCGCCGGCGCGGGCTGCTGAGCGCGCGGTCGATGACGAGACGCATGCCCGCCGAATGGGCGGAGCAGGACTGGATCTGGATCGGCTTTCCCGCCCATGCGGACCTGTGGGAGGACAATCTCGTCCCTGCGCAGGAACAGATTGCCGCCTTCGCCAACGCGGTCGCCGAAACCGGGCAGTCCGTCCGTCTGGTCGTGCGCGATGCCGCGACCGAGATGCGTGCGCGCGATCTCGTGTCCGGCGCGGTGTCGTTCGAACGGCATCCCTACGGCGACATCTGGTTGCGCGATACCGGTCCGGTCACGGTCCTGACTGGTAGCGGCTGCCTGGCGCAGCGGTTCGGTTTCAACGGCTGGGGCGAGAAGTTCGTGATGGAGGGCGATCGGGACACGGGGGCCGCGCTCGCCGCATCCGCGGGCCTCGATCATCCAAAGGCGGACTGGATCCTGGAGGGCGGCGCGATCGAGACGGACGGCACCGGCCTTGCCGTCACGACCGGACAATGCCTGCTCAATCCCAATCGCAATCCGTCGCTGTCGAAGGAGGAGATCGGCGCGCGGCTCGAACGCGATCTCGGATTCGGGCGCATCCTGTGGCTGGGCAACGGACTCGCAGGCGATCATACCGATGGCCATGTCGACAATCTTGCGAGGTTCGTTTCCGAAGGGGTTCTGGCGGTGCCGCGGGCGACCGCGAGCGACGATCCGAACCGGGCCGTCTATGACGATGCCCGTGCCCGCGCACAGGCTTTCGGACTGACGGTGCGCGACGTGCCTTCGCCGGGCTGGATGGGCGAAGGCGACGAGGTCGAGCCGGCGAGCTACATGAATTTCGCCGTGACCAACGACTTGGTCGTGGTGCCCACCTATGGCAGCGCGCATGATGATGAGGCGGTGGCGACCATTGGCGACCTGTTTCCCGGGCGTGCCGCCATTGGCCTTCGCGCCGACGCGGTTCTGACCGGCGGGGGTAGCTTCCATTGCGCGAGTTGCCATGTGCCGAAGGGGCCGGCTTAACACTTTCTTAGCAATTGTGGCGCGATAGGGGTGGGATGACCCGCGCCCTCGCCCTGACCCGCTCCCTGTCGGCCAATGGCCTCGAATATGCGCGCGTGGCCATCGTTTCCGCCTGTGCGGCCACTCTCATCGCCGCCGGGCAGGCGCTGCCTTTCTAGGCGAGCAGCTTTCCCAGCGCGCCCAGGGCCGCCACGCCCAGCACAATGGCGACCGCCGTCTGCCACTGTGTGCGGGTCACGCGCCCGAACGCCCGGTGGCCCAGCAGGTCGCCAAGGAGCACCGCGGGAAATAGCGCGCCGGCCAGCGCCGCGTCGCGCCAGCCGCCGGTGCCGGTAGCGACGAACAGGAGCGCGGACAGGGGCGTCACCACCAGGAAAATCGCCATCATGCTGGCGCGCGCCGCCTTCGGTTCGAGCCGGCCGCGCAGGTAGAACGGGGCCATCCCCGGCCCCGGCATACCGGCAAATCCGCCGAAGAAACCGGTCAACATGCCAGACATCGCGGTGGCCGGCAGGCGCGGAACGGCGACCCGGCCAAGCGGCACGACCACCAGCACGAAGGCGCCGAGCGACACCAGCGCGATCAGCAGGCGGGCCCAGTCTGCCGGCAGGGTTGTCAGCCCCCACAGACCGAGGGGCGTCGCCAGCAGCGCGAGCGAGGCCATGGGCACGGCGGAGCGCTCCGCATCCCGGCGGATGCGGCCGACATCGGTCAGGCCGATGAGGAACAGCGAGACCAGTCCGATCAGCACCGCGCGGCGCGGATCGATGGCAAGCTGCAACACGGGAACGAGCACGACCGAAAGGCCGAACCCCGCCAGCCCGCGCACGAAGCCCGCGGCGAGCGCGGCGAGCGCGGCGACGAAGACTGCTTCTGCCGGAAAGCCGAACATGACCGGTGCGCTAGACCAGCTTCACCAGGGCGGCCAGCGCCGCGCCCGCGAGCGTCACACCGACGAAGATGCGCCACGTTCGGTCCCCGACCCTGCCGGAGACACGATTGCCCAGCCAGTTGCCCGCGAGAACCGCGGGGAACAGCAGCAGTCCGAGCACGGCCGTATGCCCTGTCAGCAGGCCCATCGCCGTGCCCGAAACCAGACCGGTCGCCGACGCGGCGGTGAAGATGAGCATCATCGACGCCTTCGCCGTTTCGCGGGGCATGTCGCGGCCGACGTAATAGGGAATGACGGGCGGCCCGGGCATTCCGGCATAGCCGGTCAGCAGACCGCTCGCGATGCCCACCCCGCCCGTCGTCAGATGACCTGGCGCGGCGGTGGCGCGCCGCGGCAGCAGTACCGCGAGAAATGCGGCCAGGGCGATGGCGGCGATCAGCAGGCGGGCCAGTTGCGGGCTGGTGAGACTGAGCGCCAACAGACCCGCGGGCGTCGCCAGCACGACGAGCGCGATGATCGTCCGCGCCGATCGCTCCGCATTGCGGACGAGCCGCCGTATTTCCGACAGGCCGATCAGCAGCGACAGGACGTTGGCGACAAGCACCGCCTCCACCGGCGTCAGCACCAGCGCCAGCACCGGCACCAGCAGGATCGCCATGCCGAACCCGGTCAATCCGCGCACGAAGGCGCTGCCCAGCGCGGCGAGGAGGGCGAATGCGATCTGGATCGCGGCGAATTCGCCGGTCAGGTCCATTCAGGCACTAGTCGATATCGGGCCGGGCGGACGGATTGCTGCCGTCGGCCGTTCTAGCCGCGCAGGTCCGGCGGGGTGGCTTCCCCGCCCAGCAGCGCGACCGCGTCATCGAGCGGCAGGACGCGCTGCTCCTTCTCGCCCAGCGTGCGCAGGGCTACGGTGCCTTCCTCCGCTTCCCTTTTGCCGACCACCAGCATGTGCGGCACCTTGGCGAGGCTGTGTTCGCGGACCTTGTAATTGATCTTCTCGTTGCGAAGGTCGCTTTCGGACCGGATGCCGGCTGCCGCCAGCTTCGCCGTGACTTCGTTCGCGTAGCCATCCGCGTCGGACACGATCGTCGCCACCACCGCCTGCACCGGCGCCAGCCAGGCGGGCAGGCGACCGGCATAGTGCTCTATCAGGATGCCGATGAAGCGTTCGTAGCTGCCGAAGATCGCCCGGTGCAGCATCACCGGGCGGTGCTTCTCGCCATCCTCCCCGACATAGGTCGCATCTAGCCTGTCGGGCAGGACGCGGTCGCCCTGGATCGTGCCGACCTGCCAGGTGCGGCCGATGGCGTCGGTCAGGTGCCATTCCAGCTTGGGCGCGTAGAACGCGCCTTCGCCGGGCAGTTCCTCCCATCCGTATTCGTCGTTATCCATGCCCGCCTCGGCCACGGCATCGCGCAGTTCCTGCTCGGCCTTGTCCCAGTCCGCATCGCTGCCGAAGCGCTGTTCGGGGCGGGTGGCGAGCT from Aurantiacibacter spongiae carries:
- a CDS encoding M28 family metallopeptidase, with translation MQDMSGPPPQLSETTMKEVTRTLSSDAFEGREPGTPGEERTLEYLVQRFEAAGLQPGNGGSWFQDVPLVEITGEDFAPLMVRAADGQTESFAYGDDWVGVTYRETDRVALDNADLVFVGYGIEAPERGWSDYKGVDMNGKIAVILVNDPDYESETLDGPFNGRAMTYYGRWTYKFEEAARQGAAGALIIHDTFPAAYGWNVVESSWSGPQAYAQRANGGSDQTMMNGWMQMDMAQAIMRMAGQNLDTLSAAAKRSDFRPVPLNVSASTSFANAIRRFASKNVIGVLPGTARPDEYVLTTAHWDHLGHCTPNEAGDDICNGAIDNATGTAALVALAEAQARAGATDRSQLFLAVTAEESGLLGSEYYAANPIYPLSQTVGGVNIDAIFPMGPARDITVIGGGKSELDAYLATALEQVGRTQTPDPSPQAGYYYRSDHFSLAKRGVPMFYLDPGQDLLEGGREAGKAFADAYTENAYHGPDDEYDPDWDWSGVMQDLALYYRLERELGDSTDWPNWYPNDEFRHVRDESCAAGAGC
- a CDS encoding agmatine deiminase family protein, with protein sequence MTRRMPAEWAEQDWIWIGFPAHADLWEDNLVPAQEQIAAFANAVAETGQSVRLVVRDAATEMRARDLVSGAVSFERHPYGDIWLRDTGPVTVLTGSGCLAQRFGFNGWGEKFVMEGDRDTGAALAASAGLDHPKADWILEGGAIETDGTGLAVTTGQCLLNPNRNPSLSKEEIGARLERDLGFGRILWLGNGLAGDHTDGHVDNLARFVSEGVLAVPRATASDDPNRAVYDDARARAQAFGLTVRDVPSPGWMGEGDEVEPASYMNFAVTNDLVVVPTYGSAHDDEAVATIGDLFPGRAAIGLRADAVLTGGGSFHCASCHVPKGPA
- a CDS encoding sulfite exporter TauE/SafE family protein, which encodes MFGFPAEAVFVAALAALAAGFVRGLAGFGLSVVLVPVLQLAIDPRRAVLIGLVSLFLIGLTDVGRIRRDAERSAVPMASLALLATPLGLWGLTTLPADWARLLIALVSLGAFVLVVVPLGRVAVPRLPATAMSGMLTGFFGGFAGMPGPGMAPFYLRGRLEPKAARASMMAIFLVVTPLSALLFVATGTGGWRDAALAGALFPAVLLGDLLGHRAFGRVTRTQWQTAVAIVLGVAALGALGKLLA
- a CDS encoding sulfite exporter TauE/SafE family protein, with product MDLTGEFAAIQIAFALLAALGSAFVRGLTGFGMAILLVPVLALVLTPVEAVLVANVLSLLIGLSEIRRLVRNAERSARTIIALVVLATPAGLLALSLTSPQLARLLIAAIALAAFLAVLLPRRATAAPGHLTTGGVGIASGLLTGYAGMPGPPVIPYYVGRDMPRETAKASMMLIFTAASATGLVSGTAMGLLTGHTAVLGLLLFPAVLAGNWLGNRVSGRVGDRTWRIFVGVTLAGAALAALVKLV